A single region of the Pelobates fuscus isolate aPelFus1 chromosome 4, aPelFus1.pri, whole genome shotgun sequence genome encodes:
- the LOC134609371 gene encoding uncharacterized protein LOC134609371, which produces MTCSENVKQWLMNYIKRHGGPYEISQDCKQSWEKMQEFLGEVLFEKNVSDKKRKGCIMQALLSCCLKLEGIVKMKEDEMAELNSVINMKSEKLNNKIVDLRVHAVTTGEALIEKAKMCEELTVENERLNEKILEMQNELDECRHATNMAFNKMAKSMAPLSRSPVSEIPGSIANPGIGDTGYKPIYPWEYLKEKSVTNLPAAPTTTTTVLNPDNSGEIQLVTKQLKPQEMDAIVREIGQVPQQDINRFLQWFCGIQRVKEMYSLTTSDMERVLQRVVGNGLWVRIVQTCGQQRRTRDMLKEILRALYGITSNVSLSGKIKQLKQESPYELSARISTVMEQFGVSNPGFEQGGMVHRSMFLDALEEDIKDEILSVTPNPSEMCDLLLRADNLWRRKVKNESFAVDAARIFRVERRDRSTMYPQKPIRGNRFQHMGNFRGENESGSDKRRRDPQRDHRNRDSAKGSNVMGDNWRNRWEEPQVINNNWNNNNNWERLKWRDNNWENPSWREKRRNNRENTWRRNHRWDEQPIRRNWDNWRNKEGNSEYWDLKRQTERLEAEVKALREQIREEGKTDQLRVPSN; this is translated from the coding sequence ATGACTTGTTCAGAAAATGTTAAACAATGGCTTATGAATTATATTAAGAGACATGGTGGTCCTTATGAAATCTCTCAGGACTGTAAACAGTCATGGGAAAAGATGCAGGAGTTTTTAGGAGAAGTGTTATTTGAGAAAAATGTTtctgataaaaaaagaaaagggtgtATTATGCAAGCATTACTATCATGTTGTTTAAAATTAGAGGGAATTGTAAAAATGAAGGAGGATGAAATGGCAGAGCTTAACTCAGTAATTAACATGAAATCTGAGAAATTGAATAATAAGATTGTAGATCTAAGAGTGCATGCAGTTACAACTGGTGAAGCTTTGATTGAAAAGGCCAAAATGTGTGAGGAGCTTACAGTGGAGAATGAGAGGCTAAATGAGAAAATTTTGGAGATGCAAAATGAATTGGATGAATGCAGACATGCTACTAATATGGCTTTTAATAAAATGGCAAAAAGCATGGCACCTTTGAGTAGGTCTCCTGTATCTGAAATTCCAGGGTCTATTGCTAACCCAGGGATTGGAGATACAGGATACAAACCTATTTATCCATGGGAGTATTTGAAAGAAAAGTCAGTGACAAATCTCCCTGCGGCTCCAACTACAACAACCACAGTGTTGAATCCTGATAATTCTGGAGAGATTCAGCTGGTTACTAAGCAGTTAAAGCCACAAGAAATGGATGCCATAGTTAGAGAAATAGGGCAGGTCCCTCAGCAGGATATCAATCGCTTTTTGCAATGGTTTTGTGGAATTCAAAGAGTGAAAGAGATGTATAGTTTGACAACTAGTGATATGGAGAGAGTGCTGCAGAGAGTTGTTGGAAATGGATTGTGGGTCAGGATTGTACAGACATGTGGTCAGCAGCGTAGAACTAGGGATATGTTGAAAGAGATCTTGAGAGCACTTTATGGAATTACATCAAATGTGTCATTGTCTGGAAAAATTAAACAGCTGAAACAAGAGTCTCCGTATGAATTGTCAGCTAGAATCTCCACAGTGATGGAACAGTTTGGTGTCAGTAATCCTGGTTTTGAACAGGGAGGGATGGTGCATAGATCAATGTTTTTGGATGCATTAGAGGAAGATATTAAGGATGAGATATTATCTGTAACCCCAAACCCATCAGAAATGTGTGATTTACTGTTAAGAGCTGATAATTTGtggcgaagaaaggttaaaaatgagAGTTTTGCTGTAGATGCTGCCAGGATTTTCAGAGTAGAGAGGAGAGACAGGTCTACCATGTATCCTCAGAAACCAATCAGGGGAAATAGATTTCAGCATATGGGAAATTTTAGAGGTGAGAATGAATCTGGTAGTGACAAAAGAcggagagatccacagagggaccataggaatagggatAGTGCTAAAGGGAGCAATGTAATGGGAGACAATTGGAGAAATAGATGGGAGGAGCCTCAGGTAATCAacaataattggaataataataataactgggagAGGCTAAAATGGAGAGATAATAACTGGGAAAATCCCAGTTGGAGAGAAAAACGAAGAAACAACAGAGAGAATActtggagaaggaaccatagatgggatgagcagcCCATTAGACGAaattgggataattggaggaataaagaagggaatagcgAATACTGGGACCTGaagagacagactgagagattgGAGGCAGAAGTAAAAGCACTTAGGGAACAGATCAGAGAGGAGGGAAAGACTGATCAATTGAGGGTCCCCAGCAATTAA
- the LRRC30 gene encoding leucine-rich repeat-containing protein 30: MGQKLTSQSSKTKKKKDQTFSENQIIHNSPDNIDEPMIIESSCVNFNFVLKNVAEIPSFVWHLTDVQKLNLSHNRLAKLPPALGKLEQIVVLNLNGNNIVYLPREIGLLKNLKVLFVNMNFLYDVPEELSLCSKLEVLSLSHNCISGLPTTYSDLTNLRKLNLSNNWIVNIPVSVFQMRNLNFLHLGSNKIENISDNIKQLECLKIFIVENNKIRVLPRSICSLSTLELLNADFNVLKTLPDDLFMLNRLSRIAWNPVDKGLHIINNPLGDPLADLARGGLSMLFDYLKDRKKIM; encoded by the coding sequence ATGGGACAGAAACTTACAAGTCAGTCGTCcaagaccaaaaagaaaaaagatcagACATTTTCAGAAAACCAGATCATCCACAACTCTCCAGATAATATCGATGAGCCGATGATAATAGAATCTTCATGCGTCAATTTCAACTTTGTTTTGAAAAATGTTGCAGAAATCCCAAGCTTTGTATGGCATCTGACTGACGTCCAAAAACTCAATCTCTCTCATAACAGATTGGCTAAACTTCCACCTGCTCTGGGTAAGCTTGAACAAATAGTTGTATTGAACTTAAATGGGAATAATATTGTTTACTTGCCCAGAGAAATTGGACTTTTGAAGAACCTCAAAGTCTTATTTGTTAATATGAATTTCTTGTATGACGTCCCCGAGGAGCTGAGTTTGTGCAGTAAGCTTGAAGTTCTTAGTTTATCACACAATTGCATCTCTGGACTTCCTACCACCTACAGTGACTTAACTAACCTGAGAAAATTAAATCTTAGCAATAACTGGATAGTGAACATCCCTGTGAGTGTTTTCCAGATGAGGAATTTGAATTTTCTGCATTTGGGTTCCAACAAAATAGAGAATATCTCAGACAACATTAAACAATTAGAATGCCTGAAGATATTTATTGTTGAGAATAATAAAATACGAGTTTTACCCCGCTCTATTTGCTCACTATCTACTCTTGAACTACTTAATGcagattttaatgttttaaagacACTTCCAGATGATCTATTTATGTTAAATAGATTGTCAAGAATCGCATGGAATCCAGTTGACAAAGGTCTCCATATAATAAATAATCCCTTAGGTGATCCTCTCGCAGATTTGGCAAGAGGGGGGCTGAGTATGCTATTTGATTacctaaaagacagaaagaagattATGTGA